A window of the Coprobacter fastidiosus genome harbors these coding sequences:
- the metK gene encoding methionine adenosyltransferase: MNYLFTSESVSEGHPDKVADQISDALLDEFLAYDSNSKVACETLVTTGQVVLAGEVKSDAYVDLMDVARRVINRIGYTKSAYKFDGDSCGVFSAIHEQSADINRGVEREDEMNQGAGDQGMMFGYASNETDNYMPLSLDLSHLLLIELAAIRREGKEMTYLRPDSKSQVTIEYNEDNVPVRVHTIVISTQHDEFIVPTEQTHEAQMVADEKMLSIIFEDVKNILIPRVIAKLPERLKALFDDKLILHVNPTGKFVIGGPHGDTGLTGRKIIVDTYGGKGGHGGGAFSGKDPSKVDRSAAYAARHIAKNLVAAGVSDEVLVQVSYAIGVAQPVSIYVNTYGKSHVALSDAEIASRIGAIFDMRPKAIEKRLKLRNPIYEETAAYGHMGRKPCTVVKTFSSKYFPKPVVREVELFTWEKLDYVDAVKEAFGL; encoded by the coding sequence ATGAACTATTTATTCACCTCGGAATCGGTGTCTGAAGGACACCCCGATAAAGTAGCCGATCAGATATCGGATGCTTTGCTTGATGAGTTTTTGGCGTATGATTCCAACTCGAAAGTAGCTTGCGAAACATTGGTGACTACAGGACAAGTAGTACTTGCCGGAGAAGTAAAATCTGATGCTTATGTCGATCTGATGGATGTTGCCCGTCGGGTAATAAACCGTATCGGATATACAAAAAGCGCATATAAATTTGACGGAGACTCTTGCGGTGTTTTTTCTGCGATACATGAACAATCTGCAGATATAAACCGTGGGGTAGAACGTGAAGATGAAATGAATCAAGGGGCTGGAGATCAAGGGATGATGTTCGGATATGCCTCTAATGAAACGGACAATTATATGCCGCTTTCATTAGATCTTTCTCATCTCTTGTTGATCGAGCTGGCTGCGATTCGTCGGGAGGGAAAAGAGATGACCTATTTGCGTCCCGATTCTAAATCTCAGGTGACGATAGAATATAATGAGGATAATGTCCCTGTCCGGGTTCATACGATTGTGATCTCTACGCAACATGATGAATTCATAGTACCGACAGAGCAAACTCATGAAGCACAGATGGTTGCTGATGAAAAGATGCTATCGATAATTTTTGAAGATGTAAAGAACATCTTGATTCCCCGTGTAATAGCCAAACTTCCCGAACGTTTGAAAGCTCTTTTCGACGATAAGTTGATTCTGCATGTAAATCCTACGGGAAAATTCGTGATTGGCGGTCCTCACGGGGATACCGGACTTACGGGTCGGAAGATTATTGTAGATACTTACGGAGGTAAAGGCGGACATGGCGGCGGTGCTTTTTCAGGAAAAGATCCTTCGAAAGTCGATCGTTCTGCAGCGTATGCAGCCCGTCATATCGCCAAAAATCTCGTAGCGGCAGGTGTATCCGATGAGGTTCTTGTTCAGGTTTCTTATGCGATCGGTGTTGCTCAGCCGGTAAGTATTTATGTAAATACTTACGGTAAATCTCATGTGGCATTGAGTGACGCCGAAATCGCATCTCGAATAGGCGCTATTTTTGATATGCGTCCTAAAGCCATAGAAAAACGTTTGAAATTGCGAAATCCTATTTATGAAGAAACGGCAGCTTATGGTCATATGGGACGTAAGCCTTGTACGGTAGTCAAGACTTTTTCTTCAAAATACTTCCCGAAGCCGGTTGTTAGAGAAGTAGAGCTTTTTACTTGGGAAAAGTTGGACTATGTGGATGCGGTTAAGGAAGCATTCGGTCTTTGA
- a CDS encoding T9SS type A sorting domain-containing protein — protein MKKLLLSFFCLLLAVQNYAQEGVEYKTLPTRVSIISPDSEHFDPSSLNISCHKEVVEPFVWDNSTKSYVGKIRCYFGDDIVNFTIGTPDNRIVCELEGFIENLESITEANFKVDFSQYHYVQIKAKDKRMSLYVDYIYSSEDDSGSSFPGGSHIYTNMVDNATWCKSGKYTYEPEITFDDAAVMTTEHYLTVDNRDVEEIIDIDMEKMHLVTFHVTGVEKKPLAGASIDVIPSTNADLDMELDTDDEGIGRAYLLDGSYYFGVDASYNNYLGSDDSIVEFTVSGKDIDVKYGFDDYKKVIFNISGIGLQSVALSIMKAYESNQDEYYESLSGEGVVAHEMYLPADGQFSYSINPTCSGYKFPVKNDVFEANTTDRLDIVFDEQNYTQVFFDVINKPEENYPYIKIFHNATLVRDLYIGDMSSKEMFSPGEYNYVLISNNSDLQSKGSFAISKGDEKKTITVDCAEGISKPVFFSVKNMPESIKSEYLSYEVKSENGMDLFNFSFYPGQEEPVQFSLPNGSYIFAISKDDSRGAFYHEQKVEIDDNNRNVEIDLGNYGTVRVYTTAPEGISVDDIFCIYPDGQTVDLYGEEVMVWLESGKEYSFIASGSDDNGFDMHSSEKKAVTVKAGEVVDVTLDLEIPQTDYTVSMSIRDRYAGYIKNAKVTINGEAYRSNRQGQVQTLIPVSGNSLTYRVEATGYETLEKTVQLSKMDILSQYVDIDVFLEYDGGVDGIEEQTIDKLKVLNTVVDGNLFIDNGTENMWNMIMVGLDGHVVINKNIELGINDIGVENLASGFYIVVLSNGTEQKSVKIIKR, from the coding sequence ATGAAAAAATTGTTACTATCTTTTTTCTGTTTGTTATTGGCAGTACAGAATTATGCTCAGGAAGGAGTTGAATATAAAACGTTGCCGACACGAGTTAGTATTATATCTCCTGATTCAGAGCATTTTGATCCTTCTTCATTGAATATATCCTGTCATAAAGAAGTTGTCGAGCCATTTGTATGGGATAATTCTACAAAAAGTTATGTAGGCAAAATACGTTGTTATTTCGGTGATGATATAGTAAATTTTACAATAGGAACTCCCGATAACCGTATTGTGTGTGAATTGGAAGGCTTTATTGAAAATCTTGAATCGATAACAGAAGCTAATTTCAAAGTAGATTTTTCTCAATATCATTATGTACAAATAAAAGCAAAAGATAAGAGAATGTCTCTTTATGTTGATTATATTTATTCTTCGGAAGACGATAGCGGGTCATCATTCCCCGGAGGAAGTCATATTTATACTAATATGGTTGATAATGCAACATGGTGTAAATCCGGGAAATATACCTATGAACCTGAGATTACATTTGATGATGCTGCCGTAATGACGACTGAGCATTATTTGACTGTGGATAATAGAGATGTAGAAGAGATTATAGACATCGACATGGAGAAGATGCATTTGGTAACATTCCATGTTACAGGAGTCGAAAAAAAGCCTTTGGCAGGAGCTTCTATTGATGTTATTCCGTCAACGAATGCGGATTTGGATATGGAGCTTGATACCGATGACGAAGGAATAGGGAGAGCCTATTTGTTGGATGGATCTTATTATTTCGGGGTAGATGCTTCCTATAATAACTATTTGGGGAGCGATGACTCTATCGTAGAGTTTACCGTATCCGGAAAAGATATTGATGTAAAATATGGGTTTGATGACTATAAGAAAGTGATATTCAACATATCCGGAATAGGTCTTCAGTCTGTTGCATTGTCAATTATGAAGGCTTATGAGTCGAATCAAGATGAATATTATGAGTCTTTATCCGGAGAGGGAGTTGTGGCTCATGAGATGTATCTGCCGGCAGACGGACAATTCAGTTATAGTATCAATCCGACTTGCTCAGGCTATAAATTCCCTGTTAAGAATGATGTTTTTGAAGCAAATACGACAGATAGGTTAGATATTGTTTTTGATGAACAAAATTATACACAAGTATTTTTTGATGTTATAAATAAGCCTGAAGAAAATTATCCGTATATAAAGATATTTCACAATGCTACCTTGGTGCGCGATTTATACATTGGGGATATGTCTTCTAAAGAGATGTTTTCTCCGGGCGAATATAATTATGTGTTGATAAGTAATAATAGTGATTTGCAGTCAAAGGGTTCGTTTGCCATTTCCAAAGGAGATGAGAAAAAGACTATAACTGTAGATTGTGCCGAAGGTATAAGCAAACCGGTCTTTTTTAGTGTAAAAAATATGCCGGAATCTATTAAATCGGAATATCTTTCGTATGAGGTAAAAAGTGAAAATGGAATGGATTTGTTCAATTTCAGTTTCTATCCCGGTCAAGAAGAGCCGGTTCAATTTTCTTTGCCGAACGGTTCTTATATTTTTGCTATTAGTAAAGATGACAGTAGAGGGGCATTTTATCATGAACAGAAAGTCGAGATAGATGATAATAATCGTAATGTAGAAATTGATCTCGGAAATTATGGTACTGTACGGGTATATACTACTGCTCCTGAAGGAATTTCGGTAGATGATATATTTTGTATATATCCTGATGGGCAGACGGTTGACCTTTATGGTGAAGAAGTCATGGTATGGCTTGAAAGCGGCAAAGAGTATAGCTTTATCGCATCGGGTAGTGATGATAACGGCTTTGATATGCATTCGTCGGAGAAGAAAGCAGTTACCGTTAAGGCTGGCGAGGTCGTTGATGTTACTTTAGATCTGGAAATTCCGCAGACCGATTATACGGTATCGATGAGTATCCGAGATAGATATGCAGGTTATATTAAGAATGCAAAAGTGACGATTAATGGAGAGGCTTATCGGTCGAATCGTCAAGGACAGGTCCAAACTCTTATTCCTGTTTCCGGAAATAGCCTTACTTATAGGGTAGAGGCTACTGGATATGAAACTTTAGAGAAAACAGTTCAACTATCAAAAATGGATATTCTGTCACAATATGTAGATATAGATGTGTTCTTGGAATATGATGGTGGAGTTGATGGCATAGAAGAGCAGACGATTGATAAGTTGAAAGTCTTGAATACTGTTGTAGATGGTAATTTATTTATCGATAATGGAACAGAAAATATGTGGAACATGATTATGGTGGGACTTGATGGTCATGTTGTGATCAATAAAAATATAGAATTGGGTATCAATGATATTGGTGTAGAAAATCTTGCTTCAGGATTTTATATCGTTGTATTAAGTAACGGTACTGAACAAAAGTCTGTAAAGATTATCAAGCGATGA
- a CDS encoding TlpA disulfide reductase family protein: MKNIIIFFLSFFLFLTACSSGDKYIVKGNLSHLEGQYLYAVHERYKKELKMDTIRVQSGKFELTGESEMLTSLQLYTEDYTPLMQLFVKNGDHISLEGDVQRPFEIRIKGNEAYQAVTDFNQRNGALLQRIAEKRKEYYTREKDSAYFDDLKKLENEICRDAESEISAKPASPASIILMYEYLLNENTVELCDSLLRIMPSEAKPASLLAKIDLFIEQVRRVSVGKIFPYSVLKNKKGESVSTNTFRDIPTVVTWWASYDPASREEMKNIREIYSKYKDDKVRVVNISLDIDKESWRNRIKNDSLEWTQLIQPEEWNASSTRNLGISRIPYTMILDKTGRLEKVGLEGDELKKYIDKMVSRIDSLESVKEKG; this comes from the coding sequence ATGAAAAATATAATCATATTTTTTCTCTCCTTTTTCTTGTTCTTGACGGCATGTAGTTCTGGAGATAAGTATATTGTAAAAGGAAATCTTTCTCATTTGGAGGGTCAGTATTTATATGCCGTACACGAAAGGTATAAGAAAGAGCTTAAAATGGATACGATCAGGGTACAGTCGGGTAAATTCGAGCTGACGGGAGAAAGTGAGATGTTGACTTCTTTGCAGTTGTATACAGAAGATTATACCCCGTTGATGCAGTTATTTGTAAAAAACGGAGATCACATCTCTTTAGAGGGGGACGTACAGAGACCTTTTGAGATTCGGATAAAAGGGAATGAAGCATACCAGGCCGTTACGGATTTTAATCAACGGAATGGTGCATTATTGCAAAGGATTGCCGAAAAGCGGAAAGAATATTATACCCGGGAAAAAGATTCTGCTTATTTTGATGATCTGAAAAAATTAGAAAATGAAATTTGTAGAGATGCCGAATCCGAGATTTCTGCAAAACCGGCTTCTCCGGCTTCTATAATTCTCATGTATGAATATCTTTTAAATGAGAATACGGTAGAATTGTGTGATTCTTTGTTGCGCATCATGCCTTCTGAAGCAAAACCGGCTTCGTTGTTGGCAAAAATAGATCTTTTTATAGAGCAGGTACGGAGAGTATCGGTAGGAAAGATTTTCCCTTATTCTGTTTTGAAAAATAAAAAAGGAGAGTCGGTTTCGACAAATACTTTTCGAGATATTCCGACAGTAGTGACTTGGTGGGCATCTTATGATCCGGCAAGTCGGGAGGAGATGAAAAATATAAGAGAAATTTATTCTAAATATAAAGACGATAAAGTCAGGGTCGTAAATATTTCTCTCGATATAGATAAGGAAAGCTGGAGAAACCGGATAAAAAACGACTCTCTTGAATGGACTCAGTTGATTCAGCCTGAAGAGTGGAATGCTTCTTCGACACGGAATTTAGGCATTTCCAGAATTCCATATACGATGATTCTTGATAAGACCGGACGCTTGGAAAAAGTCGGGTTGGAAGGAGATGAACTTAAAAAATATATAGATAAAATGGTTTCCCGAATAGATAGTCTGGAATCTGTTAAGGAAAAAGGTTAA
- a CDS encoding YifB family Mg chelatase-like AAA ATPase, whose product MLIKVFGAAVQGIDALVVTIEVNCTQGIRFFLVGLPDAAVKESHERIVSAVQHNGYKFPRRQIVINMAPADIRKEGSAYDLPLAVGILASAELIKPDKLSQYMIMGELSLDGSILPIKGALPIAIKAREDGFKGLIVPQANVKEAAVVNNLDVYGVGNIREVIEFFNDERVLSPTVIDTRKEFYQQQCEFDLDFEDVKGQENVKRAFEVAAAGGHNLIMIGPPGAGKSMMAKRIASIMPPLTLQEALETTKIHSVAGKMERGSSLLSQRPFRAPHHTISSVALVGGGAFPQPGEISLAHNGVLFLDELPEFSRQVLEVMRQPLEDRKITISRAKYSIEYPASLMLVASMNPCPCGYYNHPEKKCICPPGSVLKYLNRISGPLLDRIDIQIEIVPVPFEKMADSRPGEPSAVIRERVIRARDIQAERFKDIPGVYCNAQMNTKLLNRFAQPDELGKERLKDAMKRFGLSARAYDRILKVARTIADLAGSENVLSVHIAEAINYRNLDRENWAG is encoded by the coding sequence ATGTTGATAAAGGTTTTTGGTGCTGCTGTGCAGGGAATAGATGCTTTGGTCGTAACGATCGAGGTGAATTGTACGCAAGGAATCCGTTTTTTTCTGGTTGGACTTCCTGATGCGGCTGTAAAGGAAAGCCATGAACGTATTGTCTCGGCTGTTCAACATAATGGTTATAAATTTCCTCGTCGCCAGATTGTTATAAATATGGCTCCTGCCGATATTCGGAAAGAGGGTTCTGCGTATGATTTGCCGTTGGCTGTCGGTATTTTGGCTTCTGCCGAATTGATCAAACCCGATAAGCTGTCACAGTATATGATTATGGGAGAACTGTCTTTGGACGGTTCTATTCTTCCGATAAAGGGGGCTTTGCCTATTGCAATCAAGGCGAGAGAAGACGGATTTAAAGGGCTCATCGTTCCGCAAGCGAATGTAAAAGAGGCGGCTGTCGTAAATAATCTCGATGTTTACGGTGTCGGGAATATCCGTGAAGTGATCGAATTTTTTAATGATGAGAGAGTTTTGTCTCCTACTGTAATCGATACTCGAAAAGAGTTTTATCAACAGCAATGTGAATTTGATCTCGATTTTGAAGATGTAAAAGGGCAAGAAAATGTTAAGCGAGCTTTTGAGGTCGCTGCCGCCGGTGGTCATAATTTGATTATGATAGGCCCTCCGGGAGCAGGAAAATCGATGATGGCGAAGCGGATAGCTTCTATTATGCCCCCATTGACTTTGCAGGAAGCATTGGAAACGACTAAAATACATTCGGTGGCGGGAAAGATGGAGCGGGGGAGTTCTTTGTTGTCTCAACGTCCTTTCAGAGCTCCGCATCATACTATATCGAGTGTAGCTCTTGTCGGAGGAGGAGCTTTCCCTCAGCCCGGCGAAATTTCGTTAGCTCATAACGGAGTCTTATTTTTGGATGAACTACCTGAATTTTCAAGGCAGGTTCTTGAGGTGATGCGTCAGCCGTTGGAGGATCGTAAAATAACTATTTCCCGAGCAAAATATTCGATCGAATATCCGGCCAGTTTGATGTTGGTAGCTTCGATGAATCCTTGCCCGTGCGGATATTACAATCATCCTGAGAAAAAATGTATTTGTCCTCCCGGCAGTGTTCTGAAATATTTGAATCGTATTTCCGGACCGTTACTTGATCGTATAGACATACAAATTGAGATTGTTCCGGTTCCTTTTGAGAAAATGGCGGATAGCCGTCCGGGAGAACCCAGTGCCGTAATCAGGGAAAGAGTAATACGAGCACGTGATATTCAAGCAGAACGGTTTAAAGATATTCCGGGGGTGTATTGCAATGCGCAAATGAATACAAAATTATTGAACCGTTTTGCCCAGCCCGATGAACTTGGTAAAGAACGGTTAAAAGACGCCATGAAACGTTTCGGCCTGTCGGCACGGGCGTATGACCGTATTCTCAAGGTTGCTCGTACTATTGCCGATTTGGCAGGGAGTGAGAATGTGCTGTCGGTGCATATTGCCGAAGCGATCAATTACCGGAATCTCGATAGAGAAAATTGGGCAGGCTGA